A genomic segment from Candidatus Viadribacter manganicus encodes:
- a CDS encoding GAF domain-containing protein, with the protein MSEALRAELPSDKAERYAALRAEIAAVIVGEPNVTARYATAASLLAQAFADRFFWTGFYLVDETKQNELVVGPYQGTLGCLRIPFGKGVCGAAAANRETIIVPDVHAFPGHIACDSRSNSEIVTPVFDRSGALAGVLDVDSTQFDAFDTVDKDGLEAICGDLLTLD; encoded by the coding sequence ATGAGCGAAGCACTCCGCGCAGAATTGCCTTCGGACAAAGCCGAACGCTACGCGGCGTTGCGCGCTGAGATTGCGGCCGTCATTGTCGGCGAGCCCAATGTGACCGCGCGCTACGCCACCGCCGCCTCATTGCTGGCGCAGGCATTTGCCGATCGTTTCTTCTGGACCGGGTTCTACCTCGTCGACGAGACAAAACAGAACGAGCTTGTCGTCGGCCCCTACCAAGGCACGCTTGGCTGCTTGCGCATCCCATTCGGCAAAGGCGTTTGCGGCGCCGCCGCTGCAAATCGAGAAACCATCATCGTACCCGACGTGCACGCCTTCCCCGGCCACATCGCCTGCGACAGCCGCTCCAATTCCGAGATCGTCACGCCGGTTTTTGACCGCAGCGGCGCGCTTGCCGGCGTCCTCGACGTAGACTCCACCCAATTCGACGCGTTCGACACCGTGGATAAGGACGGCCTTGAAGCCATTTGCGGCGACCTCCTCACCCTGGACTAG
- the gcvA gene encoding transcriptional regulator GcvA, with amino-acid sequence MSTNDLLPPFLALRVFEAAARLASFSRAADELDISPGAVSQHIKSLEEFAGQPLFRRLGRSVELTDAGRAAFAHAGVVLSEMLHAGRAMRSATRGRRISISTPPSFASKWLIPRLSHFQDSHPEVEVRLSADMTLTDFSTSDIDMAVRYGPGAYENLHFERLMAESVIVVCSPRFAEETGSLTSAADLVNIPLIHDDASERDPSCPSWSMWFAARGLRRTDVERGLRFNQSSLAIEAAVEGKGMVLAKRQLAQRDLNEGRLIAPLTEEAAPVAFAYWLVWPRGRRFEPSQNAFLTWLRGQVIASDPPADQTA; translated from the coding sequence GTGAGCACGAACGACCTCCTGCCGCCGTTTTTGGCTCTACGCGTGTTTGAAGCAGCGGCTAGGCTGGCGAGCTTCTCGCGCGCGGCCGATGAGCTGGACATCAGCCCCGGCGCCGTCAGTCAGCACATAAAATCGCTGGAAGAGTTTGCGGGCCAACCCTTGTTCCGCCGATTAGGCCGCAGTGTCGAACTGACCGATGCAGGCAGGGCCGCGTTTGCGCATGCTGGTGTCGTGCTTTCGGAAATGCTGCACGCCGGCCGCGCCATGCGTTCAGCGACACGTGGTCGGCGGATTTCGATTTCGACGCCGCCGTCCTTCGCCTCGAAGTGGCTAATCCCGCGGCTGAGCCACTTTCAGGATTCACATCCCGAAGTTGAAGTTCGGCTCTCGGCCGACATGACACTCACGGATTTCTCGACCAGCGATATCGATATGGCCGTGCGCTACGGGCCGGGCGCTTATGAAAATTTGCACTTCGAGCGCTTGATGGCGGAATCTGTCATCGTCGTCTGCAGCCCGCGCTTTGCGGAAGAAACGGGATCTTTGACCTCTGCAGCGGACCTTGTGAACATTCCGCTGATCCATGATGATGCTTCCGAGCGCGACCCGTCATGCCCAAGCTGGAGCATGTGGTTTGCGGCGCGTGGTTTGCGGCGCACTGACGTGGAGCGCGGATTGCGGTTCAATCAATCGAGTCTCGCGATCGAAGCCGCCGTTGAAGGCAAAGGCATGGTGCTGGCAAAACGACAGCTGGCTCAGCGCGATCTGAATGAAGGCCGCTTGATTGCACCGCTTACTGAAGAAGCAGCTCCGGTGGCGTTTGCCTATTGGCTCGTGTGGCCGCGTGGGCGGCGGTTCGAACCCTCGCAGAATGCTTTCCTCACCTGGCTGCGCGGCCAAGTGATCGCCTCAGACCCGCCAGCGGATCAGACTGCGTAA